The segment GGAGTGACCTAATCTCTTGGCTATCCATCGTTATTTAAGAAATACTTGCTTCATCGTCTTATTATTTGTTCTGTTACCCTTTACACGGAGTTACGCCGATGCCGGGCAAATGGCAGACATCAAAGGACACTGGGCGGAATCCGATATTCAGCAGTGGCTGGATCAAGGACTCATTAACGGCTATCCCGATCATACCTTCCGGCCGGGGGCAGAAGTATCCAGAGGTGAATTCGTAGCGCTAGTGAACAGAGCGTATAAGTATTCAGATACGAAGGCTATTAGCTTCAAGGATCTGAAGCCGGAGAATTTTGCGTACATAGAAGTACAGAAGGCTACCGCTCAAGGATATATCAGCGGATTCAGCGACAATACTTTCCGTCCTGACAAGCCAATTACACGACAGGAAACCGCAGTGATCCTATCCAGAATATTAGGCTTTGACAGTAAAGGGGCAACGGCCTCCGTCTCTTCACTGGACGCGAATCTTATTCCTGCCTGGAGCAGACCCGCCGTTCAGTATCTTCTGGATCAGGGGATCATGAGCAAGAATGCGGATGGCACCTTCCAACCTCAGCGCAATATGACCCGTGCCGAGACTGTAGTGGTCATTAAGAAGGCGCTGGCTCTGGGTACAGTGGTTTATGATCAGGCAGGTACTTTTGGAGAGTCCGCAATTAGCACAGTACAGCATAATGTAAGAATTACAGCTTCCAATGTCACGCTCCGCAATATGCATATCCAGGGTGACCTCGTCATTGCTAAAGAGGTGGCAGACGGGAACGCCTACCTTGAACAAGTTCAAGTAGACGGTGTAACCCGTGTTGAAGGCGGAGGCAGCAACAGTATTCATATCCGGAACAGCAAACTAAACACAGTATCTGTGAACAGGCTGAATCATGCGGTGAGAGTTGTAGCTGAGGGTACAAGCGCTGTGCAGGACGTACAGATTCTATCCAGCGCGGTTATTGAGGAGAAGGATATTACCGGCGATGGTTTTGTGAATGTAACCGTGCTTCCTAATGCCCAAGTATCGTCATCAGAGCGGACAGTGGTGCTTGCCGGAGACTTTAAGAAGGTTTCTGTAGGCGGCAGCCTCAAAGAGTTCAATGTTCGCTCAGGTAGCGTAGCTAATTTGCTTATCCAAGAGAATCTGGTAATCCCTACTCTGAATTTCAGCAAGAATGTTGTTATTGAGCAGCTGGAAATGAAGAGTAAGCTGACAATCTCCGGTGAAGGCCAAGTCAAAGGCGTTGTATTGTCGCAAGGCGTACCAGACCCTAAGCTGCCAAAAGAACAAACACCTGCTGCACCTGCAACTGGCGGTGGCGGCGGGTCCTCTGACCCTGGAGCGGGCGGCGGCAGCGGCGGTGGATCTCCTGATCCAGGTACAGGCGGGGGGAACGGGTCTAATCCTGTACCGGCGCTGGCTGTAACCGGAATTACCGCAGCAAACGGTATGGTAGAAGTCCAATTTAACCGGAATCTGGACAGTATACCGGATACTGCTGATTTCGCAGTTCTCGAACAGGTCAATCATGGTGAGCTTCATAAGGTAGAGGTAACTTTGGTTACGCTGCTTGACAATAAAACAACAGTGAAGCTCACGATTCCCTCAATAGCAATTAGCGAGGCTGAGCAACTGGCAGTATACTCCGTGTCTTATAAGGGTGGAAGCCCTGTATTATCTGAAGCAATTACTGTGCCTAAGGCTAATGTGACTGTGAGTGGGCGTTTGTTTATTCAGCCATATACGGAGACCAAGCCGGTTCCTGCCTTCAACCTTCATATCTACTTAACAGGAGCGAAGGGGACATATACTACTACCGTTACTAAGAGTGGAGATTACTCTTTTGTAAATGTAGTGCCAGGAACTTATGTCGTACTTATGCCTCTTTATCCATACAGATACCATACTCAAGAATTTACTGTGGAAGCAGGTAAGGATCTCGTTCTGCCCGATCATACGATCATAGAGAATCTGCCGGAAGCTGATGTCGATCAAATTACTTATACAGATATGCCTGTTATTTATGGTAGGGTTTTAAATTTGCGTGAGCCCTTCAAAGTAAAGATTGAGCTTGAAAATGGGAAGGAACTTAACAGCTATTCAGGAGTATATGATTTACAATTTGGCATCAATCTATATGAATACAATCCGAAACTGCAACTGAAGGAAAATGATAAATTATATGTGACCTTATACACGGATCGCGGCTGGACTAGTCAACGGTTTGAGATAAAGTTAGTTGAACGGCCTCAAACTAAGGCGCCTGTGGTGACGAGCGTGGTGTACGAAGATACTACAAGAATTAGAGGCATATTAATAGAAGATTCTTATAGTGAGGTTACAATTACCCGTGAAGATGGAACTTTATTTGGAAGATCCAGTAGTTATGACGGCATGTTTGATATCTACCTGTATAATCCCTCGCTTTTATCTGTTGGAGAGAAACTGATGGTCTATGCGCAAGCTCAAGGAAAGAGAAAAAGTGAGCCTGTCTACATCACTGTCGCAGCACCTAAGGCCGAAACAGCGAAACCCGTAGTTACTCGAATCGTTTATGAGAATGATTGGACAATCTACGGAACGGCTGAAGGAGACTCCACCATTGTTGTCAAACGTGCGGATGGTACCGTTCTGGGGCAGGCAAAGACCAGCAGTTATGAATACGTTGGTAATTTATGGGTAGAACTTGATCCGCGTCCTGTTGCTGGAGAGACTCTATATATAACCGCTAAGGGATATGAGAAGCTGACAAGCGAGCCTGTCGCCGTTGTAGTAGCCAGCAGGCCAACCACGCCAACTCCTACAGTAGTTGGTGTGGTTTATAGTGATAGTCCGAAGATAGAAGTTTATGTTCCTGGTCTATTCGACGCCTCGTATTTCTATCTTAAGACCAAGGATGGTAAATTAATTAGTGAGCTATTTACGTTCGGTGAGCGAGTTAACTTCTGGAACATTAAAGTTGCTCCTAATACACAATATCAAGTGACGGTTGTTGGTCCATTAATGAAAGAGAGCGAACCTTTCATCTTCACAGTGATAGACCGAACCCAAGCAACCGAATAATGAAGCAATTATAGTAAAAAGTTAAAAGGACACCTGCGGGTGTCCTTTTTAATAGACCGTTAACACAGTGCAACTCAAGTCATATCTACTCTCTAGGCCTCTGCTAAAATCAACAATGGAAGGAGGAGGACAACAATGTACGAATGGAATGAGATGGTTCAGCGCATGATTGACTGGGTGGAGGAGGACCTTGCGGCTTCGCCTACGCTGCTGGAGATGTCTGAGCAGCTGGGGTATTCGCCGTATTACTGCACCCGGCAATTTCATGTGCTGACCGGAATGACACTGCGGGACTATGTCTGGCAGCGCCGGATTGGCCGGGCGGCACTGGAGCTTAGGGACACGGAGGCGCGTATTCTCGATATTGCCGTAAAGTTCGGCTTTTCCTCTCAGGAGGCGTTCACGCGGGCCTTTTTCAGAGCCTTCAAGCTCACTCCCCATGCCTACCGCAAGGCTCCACAGCCGATTCCGCTGGCTATTCGTGCCGAGGTGTTCTCTCCTTATCATTATCTGATCAGGGAGCGGGATAGAATGAGACAGGTGCATTTGCAGGAAGCGGAGATTAAGCTTGAGTGGATACCGGCGCATAAGTTTATCGGCATCCGCGATATCGGCTCTAACAATTACGGAGGATTCTGGAAGAATGGGCATGACTGCGATGAGGTGTCTGGAACCCTGGAGAGCATGTCGCATCATACGCTTCCCGGCCAGTTGGGCCAAACGGCAGGCTGGTTCTATCAGGAGGGGCGCAAAGGCTATCTGTATGGTATCCTTGTCGCGGCTGATTACGACGGGGCGGTTCCGGAGGGCATGGTATGCCGGGATATCCCGGAATCGGAGTACCTGGTCTTTTTTCATCCGCCCTTTGATTACTTGCAGGATAATGGGCAGGTGATGCGTATCGTTGAGGAAGTGGCTTGGAATTATGATCCTGCGGTTATGGGCTATGTGTGGGATGAAGAGGAGAAGCAGGATTATCAGCGGCATTTCCCGGAGGGTTACGGGTATGCGGTGCTGCGGCCGGTCCGTAAATTAGACTAACTTCAGACAGCAGGCTGGCTTAAGCAAAAGCGTTCGGCGCTTCTGCTTAAGCTGCTGCATGTTATACAACAACGCTCCCTTAGGCGAGGCTCAGCACCGTTTGTGCAAGAGTATCTCCCTGATGTTCCAGCGAAGCAACCTTGCCCAGCAGCTCTGCCTGCAGCTCACGCTGCCGGGTCGTCCAACTGGCTCTGGGGGCAGCGCCGGCTGTTTGGAGTATGGCCGGGCCGGACATCTCCTTATAGTATTTATCCAGCAGGGCAGCCATTTCAACATAGATTGCCGACATCTCTTCCAAGGCAGCATGTTGTTGCGGGTCATGCACCAGCGGCAGAGAGTCGCGTAAGTAG is part of the Paenibacillus sp. FSL M7-0420 genome and harbors:
- a CDS encoding S-layer homology domain-containing protein, whose translation is MAIHRYLRNTCFIVLLFVLLPFTRSYADAGQMADIKGHWAESDIQQWLDQGLINGYPDHTFRPGAEVSRGEFVALVNRAYKYSDTKAISFKDLKPENFAYIEVQKATAQGYISGFSDNTFRPDKPITRQETAVILSRILGFDSKGATASVSSLDANLIPAWSRPAVQYLLDQGIMSKNADGTFQPQRNMTRAETVVVIKKALALGTVVYDQAGTFGESAISTVQHNVRITASNVTLRNMHIQGDLVIAKEVADGNAYLEQVQVDGVTRVEGGGSNSIHIRNSKLNTVSVNRLNHAVRVVAEGTSAVQDVQILSSAVIEEKDITGDGFVNVTVLPNAQVSSSERTVVLAGDFKKVSVGGSLKEFNVRSGSVANLLIQENLVIPTLNFSKNVVIEQLEMKSKLTISGEGQVKGVVLSQGVPDPKLPKEQTPAAPATGGGGGSSDPGAGGGSGGGSPDPGTGGGNGSNPVPALAVTGITAANGMVEVQFNRNLDSIPDTADFAVLEQVNHGELHKVEVTLVTLLDNKTTVKLTIPSIAISEAEQLAVYSVSYKGGSPVLSEAITVPKANVTVSGRLFIQPYTETKPVPAFNLHIYLTGAKGTYTTTVTKSGDYSFVNVVPGTYVVLMPLYPYRYHTQEFTVEAGKDLVLPDHTIIENLPEADVDQITYTDMPVIYGRVLNLREPFKVKIELENGKELNSYSGVYDLQFGINLYEYNPKLQLKENDKLYVTLYTDRGWTSQRFEIKLVERPQTKAPVVTSVVYEDTTRIRGILIEDSYSEVTITREDGTLFGRSSSYDGMFDIYLYNPSLLSVGEKLMVYAQAQGKRKSEPVYITVAAPKAETAKPVVTRIVYENDWTIYGTAEGDSTIVVKRADGTVLGQAKTSSYEYVGNLWVELDPRPVAGETLYITAKGYEKLTSEPVAVVVASRPTTPTPTVVGVVYSDSPKIEVYVPGLFDASYFYLKTKDGKLISELFTFGERVNFWNIKVAPNTQYQVTVVGPLMKESEPFIFTVIDRTQATE
- a CDS encoding AraC family transcriptional regulator, which translates into the protein MYEWNEMVQRMIDWVEEDLAASPTLLEMSEQLGYSPYYCTRQFHVLTGMTLRDYVWQRRIGRAALELRDTEARILDIAVKFGFSSQEAFTRAFFRAFKLTPHAYRKAPQPIPLAIRAEVFSPYHYLIRERDRMRQVHLQEAEIKLEWIPAHKFIGIRDIGSNNYGGFWKNGHDCDEVSGTLESMSHHTLPGQLGQTAGWFYQEGRKGYLYGILVAADYDGAVPEGMVCRDIPESEYLVFFHPPFDYLQDNGQVMRIVEEVAWNYDPAVMGYVWDEEEKQDYQRHFPEGYGYAVLRPVRKLD